A stretch of the Nosocomiicoccus ampullae genome encodes the following:
- a CDS encoding YceD family protein, whose protein sequence is MKWSLSELRKFQDTAFTFEEHLELEDVSNRQDVLDVNDIFVKGSIRNNKEEFYVNIDIKANVKMIDSRSGEDVIYPLSVTSIETFDESLEEDEDIEDPTLHPVLHELDLEPVIIELINVSIPEVYSESNELPDSSNTENWNVYSSVEEFEKDQPVDPRLKKLETLFKTDETED, encoded by the coding sequence ATGAAGTGGTCACTATCGGAACTCAGAAAGTTTCAAGATACCGCATTTACTTTTGAAGAACACTTAGAACTTGAAGACGTTTCAAATCGTCAAGACGTTTTAGATGTGAATGATATATTCGTTAAAGGTTCAATTCGTAACAACAAAGAAGAGTTTTATGTCAATATAGACATTAAAGCGAATGTTAAAATGATTGATAGCCGTTCAGGCGAAGACGTTATCTATCCATTAAGTGTTACGTCAATCGAAACGTTCGATGAATCTCTCGAAGAGGATGAGGATATAGAAGATCCAACGTTACATCCTGTTTTACATGAGCTCGATTTAGAGCCTGTAATAATAGAGTTAATTAACGTCTCAATTCCAGAAGTGTATTCTGAAAGTAATGAATTACCAGACTCATCAAACACCGAGAATTGGAATGTTTACAGTAGTGTCGAAGAATTTGAAAAAGACCAACCTGTAGACCCAAGATTAAAAAAATTAGAAACGCTGTTTAAAACAGACGAAACGGAGGATTAA
- the rpmF gene encoding 50S ribosomal protein L32 → MAVPKRRTSKTRKNKRRTHIKLSAPGMVECKECGEMKLRHRVCPNCGSYNGAEVVNN, encoded by the coding sequence ATGGCAGTACCTAAAAGAAGAACTTCGAAAACTCGTAAAAATAAACGTCGTACACACATTAAATTAAGTGCACCAGGAATGGTTGAGTGCAAAGAGTGTGGAGAAATGAAATTAAGACACCGCGTTTGCCCAAACTGTGGGTCATATAACGGTGCAGAAGTAGTAAATAACTAA
- the bshC gene encoding bacillithiol biosynthesis cysteine-adding enzyme BshC — protein sequence MRYLYNDDFNDEINCSSEADLKFFHNNQFNEATLQRLFERTPHEHTKALSTIIEKDMLNILGGLTESQKENIKKLSEGHKVVIGGQQAGLFVSPSYTLHKIISILIVVKDIKEKMNYEAVPVFWVASEDHDYDEINHTHVYDTFHNRIKKVSYKPNLDIGMSIGFYEYDKKELLDCLDEVFNYTKDSKENIEIKERIEKEINTHTYWSELFTALVNNIFSEYGLLIFNAHNSEVRELEKGIFKEIIEKSEDIDRAFREGQKEFTDHFNIPKTIETDTNVHLFVNSKEKRELLSRDGDEFKTEESIYTKEELFDYLNKTPEEFSNNVVTRPLMQELLFNTAVFLGGGAEVKYWGELYKVFDVMEREMPVVLKRMSFINVPTELEKLLSSYDLSLTPQLIEDIQKEKDHLTAQSTNKKLLKGIHNLRKLVEKEYESLEKQIQTKHEKQLIDRNESGILKQVDYLERKYNYDVKRQVRNELNKLDELGMLLLPKEVLQERIFHPTVFSNQTFDFTPLNYTNKLIVVME from the coding sequence ATGAGGTATCTCTATAATGATGATTTTAATGATGAAATAAACTGTAGTAGCGAAGCAGACTTAAAATTCTTTCATAATAATCAATTTAACGAAGCGACGCTTCAAAGGTTATTTGAAAGAACCCCACATGAACATACAAAAGCACTTAGTACAATTATCGAAAAAGATATGCTCAACATTCTAGGTGGACTTACAGAAAGTCAAAAAGAAAATATTAAAAAATTAAGCGAAGGACATAAAGTTGTGATTGGTGGTCAGCAAGCTGGATTATTTGTAAGCCCGTCATATACCCTTCATAAAATTATTTCGATTTTGATCGTCGTAAAAGATATTAAAGAAAAAATGAACTATGAAGCTGTACCAGTGTTTTGGGTCGCATCTGAAGACCATGATTATGATGAAATTAACCACACTCATGTCTACGACACGTTTCATAACCGAATTAAAAAAGTATCTTACAAACCTAACTTAGATATAGGTATGAGTATTGGATTTTATGAGTACGACAAAAAGGAATTGTTAGATTGTTTAGATGAAGTATTTAACTATACGAAAGACTCTAAAGAAAATATCGAAATTAAAGAACGAATCGAAAAAGAAATTAACACTCACACATACTGGTCAGAGTTATTCACTGCACTTGTAAATAATATATTTAGTGAATATGGTCTCCTCATATTTAATGCACATAATAGTGAAGTGCGTGAATTAGAAAAAGGAATATTTAAAGAAATTATCGAAAAATCAGAAGATATCGACCGAGCATTTAGAGAGGGTCAAAAAGAGTTTACTGATCACTTCAATATACCTAAAACAATTGAAACAGATACAAATGTCCACTTATTCGTCAATTCTAAAGAGAAAAGAGAATTGCTATCTCGTGATGGTGATGAATTTAAAACTGAGGAAAGTATCTATACTAAAGAAGAATTATTCGATTATTTAAATAAAACTCCAGAAGAATTTAGTAATAACGTCGTAACTAGGCCTTTAATGCAAGAACTATTATTTAATACTGCTGTATTTTTAGGCGGAGGTGCAGAGGTCAAATATTGGGGCGAATTGTACAAAGTGTTTGACGTTATGGAAAGAGAAATGCCCGTTGTTTTAAAACGTATGTCATTTATAAATGTACCAACTGAGTTAGAAAAGTTATTAAGTAGTTATGATTTATCTCTTACACCTCAGTTAATTGAAGATATTCAAAAAGAAAAGGATCATTTAACTGCACAGTCGACAAATAAAAAACTGTTAAAAGGAATTCATAATTTAAGAAAATTAGTTGAAAAAGAATATGAATCACTTGAGAAACAAATTCAAACAAAACACGAAAAACAACTCATTGATCGTAATGAGTCAGGCATTTTAAAACAAGTAGATTACTTAGAACGTAAATATAATTATGATGTGAAACGACAAGTGAGAAATGAATTAAATAAACTCGACGAACTTGGTATGTTACTTCTTCCTAAAGAAGTACTTCAAGAACGTATCTTCCACCCGACGGTTTTTTCAAATCAGACGTTTGATTTCACACCGTTAAACTATACAAACAAGCTGATTGTAGTTATGGAATAA
- the mraZ gene encoding division/cell wall cluster transcriptional repressor MraZ, with amino-acid sequence MFIGEFSHNLDSKGRMIVPSKFRDDLQAQFVITRGLDKCLFCYTIDDFKAIEGKMKELPLTKRDARRFTRLFFSGAAIVEVDKQGRINIPQHLRDYANLEKSCTVIGVSDRVEIWDSDSWNSFYDDSAENFEMIAEDLIDFDL; translated from the coding sequence ATGTTTATCGGTGAGTTTAGTCACAACTTAGATTCAAAAGGACGTATGATTGTTCCGAGTAAATTTAGAGATGATTTACAAGCACAATTTGTGATTACTCGCGGATTAGATAAGTGCTTATTTTGTTATACAATCGATGATTTTAAAGCCATTGAAGGAAAGATGAAAGAACTCCCACTCACTAAGCGAGATGCTAGACGTTTTACACGTCTATTCTTTTCCGGTGCTGCGATTGTAGAAGTTGATAAGCAAGGACGTATAAACATTCCACAACATCTTAGAGACTATGCAAATTTAGAAAAGTCATGTACAGTCATCGGTGTGTCAGATCGCGTTGAGATATGGGACAGCGACAGCTGGAATAGTTTCTATGATGACTCTGCTGAAAATTTTGAAATGATTGCAGAAGATTTAATTGATTTTGATTTATAA
- the rsmH gene encoding 16S rRNA (cytosine(1402)-N(4))-methyltransferase RsmH produces the protein MFKHDTVLLKETIDGLNIKPDGIYVDATLGGGGHTSYLLSKLTTGRVISFDQDILAINNAKEKFDDDRLTLVHRNFEFIKEELNALGIEKIDGILYDLGVSSPQLDLVERGFSHSKTARLDMRMDQTQSLDAYEIVNTYSYEELVRIFFRYGEEKFSKQIAREIESRRKEKPIETTTELADIIKSKIPEKFKRMKGHPARRVFQALRIAVNNELQVFENSLQDAIELLNKGGRVSVITFHSLEDRICKQIYLEYERGPELPKNMPIIPEGYEPSLKRVNKKPILASEEELEENSRARSARLRIAEKLK, from the coding sequence ATGTTTAAACATGACACAGTATTATTAAAAGAGACAATTGATGGTTTAAACATCAAGCCTGACGGGATATATGTTGACGCTACTTTGGGTGGTGGTGGTCATACATCATACCTACTCAGTAAACTAACGACAGGACGAGTCATCTCATTTGATCAAGATATACTTGCAATCAACAATGCAAAAGAAAAATTTGATGATGATAGACTTACTCTCGTTCATCGAAATTTTGAATTTATAAAGGAAGAATTAAACGCACTCGGCATAGAGAAAATAGACGGTATATTATATGACTTAGGTGTTTCGAGTCCACAGCTGGATTTAGTAGAGCGTGGATTTTCACACTCTAAAACTGCACGCCTAGATATGAGAATGGACCAGACACAAAGTCTAGATGCTTATGAAATCGTCAATACATACAGTTATGAAGAACTCGTTCGAATCTTCTTTAGATATGGTGAAGAAAAATTCTCTAAGCAAATCGCTAGAGAAATTGAAAGTAGACGTAAAGAAAAACCGATTGAAACAACGACGGAATTGGCAGATATTATTAAATCAAAAATTCCAGAAAAGTTTAAACGAATGAAAGGTCATCCAGCACGTAGAGTCTTTCAAGCACTTCGTATCGCTGTAAATAACGAGCTTCAAGTGTTTGAAAATAGCCTTCAAGATGCAATCGAACTATTAAATAAAGGTGGAAGAGTATCTGTAATTACATTCCATTCATTAGAAGATAGAATTTGTAAGCAAATCTATTTAGAATATGAACGCGGACCAGAGTTACCAAAAAATATGCCAATTATTCCCGAAGGGTACGAGCCTTCCTTAAAACGTGTAAATAAAAAGCCGATTTTAGCAAGCGAAGAAGAACTTGAAGAAAATAGTCGTGCACGAAGCGCAAGGTTAAGAATTGCAGAAAAATTGAAGTGA
- the ftsL gene encoding cell division protein FtsL: MQAERVRQNIQKPNEKVYIETPKKKRRIVSLKLNELLLYVALMIVLSSAIVFALDAKFEAHEYEREISQLDYEINAKEKEIDELTTEVTHLSSYERIYQKANELGLKPNNDNVKVVRKYEK, from the coding sequence ATGCAAGCAGAGCGAGTCAGACAGAATATTCAAAAGCCAAATGAAAAAGTATATATAGAAACGCCAAAAAAGAAACGTAGAATCGTAAGTTTAAAATTAAATGAACTTCTGTTATATGTCGCTTTGATGATTGTTTTATCATCAGCAATTGTGTTTGCACTAGATGCTAAATTCGAAGCGCATGAATATGAAAGAGAAATTTCTCAATTGGATTACGAAATTAACGCAAAAGAAAAAGAAATCGATGAACTAACAACAGAAGTGACACACTTATCTTCTTACGAACGCATTTATCAAAAAGCGAACGAATTAGGACTAAAGCCGAATAACGATAATGTAAAGGTTGTTAGGAAGTATGAAAAGTAA
- a CDS encoding penicillin-binding transpeptidase domain-containing protein, with the protein MKSNLLLRIRERLLKQSRSHSTFSIPIITLLIYVMLGVFFGFLIINFVNIMLFKNVDNVNLKEQASSKYDRHLVDHAERGKIKDRDGNILARDTEAYQIAVIVGQDFDNHIEDSNEVAKALSEIIDMEEKEILKVINDGIEKGLYQVEFGDKGRNVDYKEKQKIEDQELKGIIFTPTIKRSYPNGIFASHLIGYAELDEEGQIDGRVGIEKEYDKEMTGKDGFKDYNVDSWNYIVPGTMESKKSVDGMDVELTIDSNIQLYLEESLDEMEEYFEPEELFAFVADAKTGEILGAGQRPSFNPDTREGFGNSWLNMLYEYQFEPGSTFKVFTLAAAIEEGEYDPNQYYMTGQRQVMDSTIYDWEKSGWGSITYNEGLQYSSNTLMMDLMDNVGPKKMLEYYKNFGFGEPTGSEFSTEASGQIVFDNELQQKITSFGQTISTTPIQMIQGFTALLNDGMMKKPYVIKSVRDTETDEVVYRGQERNVEQVISKETAEKTMDEMNTLVGGSLNRNSSYELDDYTVTGKTGTAQIYDADAGGYLSGDYESLTSFIGYAPVEDPRVIIYYGVKRASKNKSDTWDYGVSKGFNPLMERSLKYLELKDVNRSDEIETIPVEDFTGQDVSDVDILQNDLLNQVYVGEGTTVEDYYPKHTEMLPGEVIVIQTDGEKTMPDLRGYSKRDAILIMDYLGIKSNFKGDGYVTEQTIKPGEPLGDKQKISFTLKMKDSNK; encoded by the coding sequence ATGAAAAGTAATTTATTGTTAAGGATAAGAGAACGCCTGTTAAAACAAAGTAGAAGTCATTCCACTTTCTCTATACCAATAATTACACTCCTGATTTATGTCATGTTAGGAGTGTTTTTTGGTTTTTTAATTATTAATTTTGTTAATATCATGTTGTTTAAAAACGTAGACAACGTAAATTTAAAAGAACAGGCATCGAGTAAATATGACCGCCACTTAGTCGATCACGCAGAACGTGGTAAAATTAAAGACCGAGACGGTAATATTCTCGCAAGAGACACTGAAGCGTATCAAATTGCGGTTATCGTTGGTCAAGATTTTGACAACCATATCGAAGATTCTAATGAGGTCGCAAAAGCATTATCTGAAATTATCGATATGGAAGAAAAAGAGATTTTAAAAGTCATCAATGATGGTATTGAAAAAGGCTTATATCAAGTCGAATTTGGTGATAAGGGCCGCAATGTTGACTATAAAGAAAAACAAAAAATTGAAGACCAAGAATTAAAAGGAATCATCTTTACGCCAACAATTAAACGCTCATATCCTAATGGAATATTTGCGTCACATCTAATTGGTTATGCAGAGTTAGACGAAGAAGGTCAGATTGATGGACGCGTCGGTATTGAAAAAGAGTACGATAAAGAAATGACCGGTAAAGATGGATTTAAAGACTATAACGTTGACAGTTGGAACTATATCGTTCCAGGTACGATGGAAAGTAAAAAATCTGTTGACGGAATGGATGTTGAACTGACAATTGATTCTAATATTCAATTATATCTTGAAGAATCATTAGACGAGATGGAAGAATATTTTGAACCTGAAGAGTTATTTGCCTTTGTTGCAGATGCTAAAACAGGTGAAATATTAGGTGCAGGACAGCGTCCTTCATTTAATCCAGATACTCGTGAAGGGTTTGGTAATAGCTGGTTAAATATGTTATATGAATACCAGTTCGAACCAGGGAGTACATTTAAAGTGTTTACACTCGCTGCTGCTATTGAAGAAGGTGAATACGACCCAAATCAGTACTATATGACTGGTCAGCGACAAGTCATGGACTCAACAATTTACGACTGGGAAAAATCAGGATGGGGATCAATTACGTATAATGAAGGGTTACAGTATTCTTCCAATACGTTAATGATGGACTTAATGGATAACGTTGGACCTAAAAAGATGCTTGAGTACTATAAAAATTTTGGTTTTGGTGAACCAACAGGTTCTGAGTTTAGTACCGAAGCAAGTGGACAAATTGTTTTTGACAACGAACTTCAGCAAAAAATAACTTCATTTGGTCAAACGATTAGTACGACTCCAATTCAAATGATTCAAGGGTTTACAGCATTATTAAACGACGGAATGATGAAAAAACCGTATGTCATTAAATCAGTACGTGATACTGAAACAGATGAAGTTGTGTATCGTGGTCAAGAAAGAAATGTCGAACAAGTTATAAGTAAAGAAACTGCTGAAAAGACGATGGATGAAATGAACACACTCGTCGGTGGGTCGTTAAATAGAAATAGTTCATATGAGCTTGATGATTATACCGTAACAGGTAAAACTGGTACAGCTCAAATATATGATGCCGATGCAGGTGGGTATTTATCAGGTGATTATGAGTCCTTAACGTCATTCATTGGTTATGCACCTGTTGAAGATCCTAGAGTGATTATATATTACGGTGTGAAACGCGCATCTAAAAATAAAAGTGATACATGGGATTACGGAGTTTCTAAAGGATTTAATCCGTTAATGGAACGTTCACTAAAATATTTAGAATTAAAAGATGTCAACCGTAGTGATGAAATCGAAACAATTCCTGTTGAAGACTTCACAGGACAAGACGTTTCTGACGTAGATATTTTACAAAATGATTTACTGAATCAAGTCTATGTTGGTGAAGGTACAACAGTTGAAGATTATTATCCAAAGCATACGGAAATGTTACCTGGAGAAGTAATCGTTATTCAAACAGATGGTGAAAAAACGATGCCTGACTTAAGAGGTTACTCTAAGCGAGATGCCATTTTAATTATGGATTATCTCGGTATTAAGTCTAACTTTAAAGGGGATGGTTACGTTACAGAGCAAACGATTAAACCAGGTGAACCTTTAGGAGATAAACAAAAAATAAGCTTTACATTAAAAATGAAAGATTCAAACAAATAG
- the mraY gene encoding phospho-N-acetylmuramoyl-pentapeptide-transferase, with amino-acid sequence MSVIFLIISFILSALLMKMMIPKLKELKFGQSIRQEGPESHLAKTGTPTMGGISFIAVTTVLSLIALIFVEDISKLLILIIVTLGFGLIGFIDDYIIVVKKDNTGLTSKQKALAQVVVSIIVFFIMMKFVPSIELGVTVPGTDFTIHLGYLFILWIVFWLVGFSNAVNLTDGLDGLSTSTTIVANLSFLIIAWMSSENEIVIFLAILIGAQLGFLIFNKYPAKVFMGDTGSLALGGIVGIVSIMLNNSLLLLLIGIVFVVETASVIIQVISFKTTGKRIFKMTPIHHHFELSGWNEKKIVAVFSLVGAIAGVLGVLIGG; translated from the coding sequence ATGAGTGTTATATTTTTAATCATTTCATTTATATTATCAGCATTATTAATGAAAATGATGATTCCGAAATTAAAAGAGTTAAAGTTTGGTCAATCGATTCGACAAGAAGGTCCTGAAAGTCACTTAGCAAAAACGGGAACTCCGACGATGGGAGGTATATCGTTTATAGCAGTAACGACAGTCCTATCTTTAATAGCGTTAATATTTGTAGAAGATATTTCTAAACTACTGATTTTAATTATCGTAACGCTCGGATTTGGACTGATTGGATTTATCGATGACTATATTATCGTAGTAAAAAAAGATAATACTGGGTTAACTTCAAAGCAAAAAGCGCTCGCTCAAGTTGTTGTTTCTATCATTGTCTTTTTTATAATGATGAAGTTCGTACCGTCAATTGAACTTGGTGTTACGGTACCTGGTACAGATTTTACAATCCATTTAGGATATCTATTTATTTTATGGATTGTATTTTGGCTCGTTGGATTTTCTAACGCTGTAAACTTAACGGATGGTTTAGATGGTCTCTCAACAAGTACAACTATTGTTGCGAACTTGTCATTTTTAATTATTGCGTGGATGTCATCTGAAAATGAAATCGTCATATTTTTAGCGATTTTAATAGGTGCACAACTTGGATTTTTAATCTTTAACAAATATCCAGCAAAAGTATTTATGGGTGATACTGGATCACTTGCACTTGGTGGTATTGTTGGTATTGTTTCAATCATGTTAAATAACAGTCTACTACTCCTATTAATTGGTATAGTATTTGTAGTTGAAACTGCATCAGTGATTATTCAAGTGATCTCATTTAAAACAACGGGTAAACGTATCTTTAAAATGACACCGATTCATCATCATTTTGAACTATCTGGTTGGAATGAGAAAAAGATAGTTGCAGTGTTTTCATTAGTCGGTGCAATTGCTGGTGTACTTGGAGTTTTAATCGGGGGTTAA
- the murD gene encoding UDP-N-acetylmuramoyl-L-alanine--D-glutamate ligase, with product MKNLEDFKGKKVLVLGYGRSGRSAIDALFKLGADITLTTSEVLVEGSVLNHLRQLDVYVVDGHHPEHLLNDVDLIVKNPGIPYTIPFLKEAVKRNIKIITEVELAYLIADNDIIGITGTNGKTTVTELIGRLLTDGNETPVLCGNIGYPASQAVLEHQDDDLVMELSSFQLMGIDTFRPNIAVFTNIYEAHLDYHKDLAEYQNAKLSLMKNMTDEDIVIFNASQKEFLEKLDVKSKVYFFSIEKDCDATVKNGVVYLFDEPIIDVEDILLKGSHNLENILASLLVAHFKGIPVEHMKYVLKTFKGIEHRMEYVGEKLGMSFYNDSKATNALASSFALDSFTRPTIWIAGGLDRGQDFKELIPHLKHVKFGIVFGETKEKLKDFLEGNNITAIETENPYTAVDVVKTHGEKGDKVLFSPACASWDQYPDFETRGEHFKAAVKQL from the coding sequence ATGAAAAATCTAGAGGATTTTAAAGGTAAAAAAGTGCTCGTCTTAGGCTATGGTAGAAGTGGTCGAAGCGCAATCGATGCACTGTTTAAACTCGGTGCGGATATTACACTAACAACAAGTGAAGTACTCGTTGAAGGGAGCGTGTTAAATCATTTAAGGCAATTGGACGTGTACGTCGTAGACGGCCATCACCCAGAACACTTATTAAACGACGTAGATTTAATCGTTAAAAATCCAGGGATTCCATATACTATTCCATTTTTAAAAGAAGCAGTAAAACGTAATATTAAAATTATTACTGAAGTTGAACTTGCATACTTAATCGCGGATAACGATATTATCGGTATTACAGGTACAAATGGTAAAACGACAGTGACTGAACTCATTGGTCGACTACTTACGGATGGAAATGAAACACCTGTACTATGCGGTAATATCGGATACCCTGCGAGCCAAGCTGTGTTAGAGCATCAAGATGATGATCTCGTTATGGAATTATCAAGTTTTCAGCTAATGGGAATCGATACGTTTAGACCAAATATCGCAGTATTTACAAATATTTACGAAGCCCATTTAGATTATCATAAAGATTTAGCAGAATATCAAAATGCAAAATTATCGTTAATGAAAAATATGACAGACGAAGATATCGTCATATTTAATGCGTCTCAAAAAGAATTTTTAGAAAAACTAGACGTTAAAAGTAAAGTGTATTTCTTTAGTATTGAAAAAGATTGTGACGCAACAGTAAAAAATGGGGTTGTTTATCTATTTGATGAACCGATTATAGACGTTGAAGACATTTTACTTAAAGGGTCGCATAACCTTGAAAACATACTCGCGAGTCTACTCGTTGCACATTTTAAAGGAATTCCGGTAGAACATATGAAGTACGTTTTAAAAACGTTCAAAGGTATCGAACATCGTATGGAGTATGTTGGAGAAAAACTTGGAATGTCATTTTACAATGATTCAAAAGCAACGAATGCACTCGCATCGTCATTTGCTTTAGATAGTTTTACTCGCCCAACAATTTGGATTGCTGGTGGCTTAGATCGTGGTCAAGACTTTAAAGAATTAATTCCACATTTAAAACACGTGAAATTTGGTATTGTATTTGGTGAAACGAAAGAAAAATTAAAAGATTTTTTAGAAGGAAATAATATTACAGCGATTGAAACTGAAAATCCATACACTGCAGTAGATGTCGTGAAAACTCACGGTGAAAAAGGGGATAAGGTACTATTCTCACCTGCATGTGCGAGTTGGGATCAGTATCCAGACTTTGAAACAAGAGGCGAGCACTTTAAAGCAGCCGTTAAACAATTATAA
- a CDS encoding cell division protein FtsQ/DivIB: MKDDFNVDELKKKLKKDRKETPTKATPKSDEEKVPALTTEKEVLDLIKKESSEKNNDSLDETLIEDYRDEEKDALNIEYETDESENKKESNFKDKLKSIKRPKFKLPNINYLKLFLIILLLSVISVLSIYLISSWSAVKEIEVNGNVNLEKEEILERSGIKEGNKMYLLQTNKAEENIKVLPIVEKINIEREWPNKVIIDVEEYKIVGFVESHRNYYPVLENKRVLRGFHMAPENAPIIHFFEGKEFDGLVDSLNDVNPEILRTISEIYYRPHDESNTRIQVLMNNGQEIIADYTTFGEKINYFEGMSNAIGDKNGIIDLEVSNAFIPYSTEEARRVKRDMSRIPKHAPYLEEIDENLESIKKALDNID, from the coding sequence ATGAAAGATGATTTTAATGTCGATGAATTAAAGAAAAAATTAAAAAAAGATCGGAAAGAAACTCCGACTAAAGCAACACCTAAATCTGATGAAGAAAAAGTCCCCGCTTTAACAACTGAAAAAGAAGTGCTCGATTTAATAAAAAAAGAATCTAGTGAAAAAAATAATGATAGTTTAGACGAAACGTTAATCGAAGACTATAGAGATGAAGAAAAAGATGCATTAAATATCGAATATGAAACCGATGAGTCTGAAAATAAAAAAGAAAGTAATTTTAAGGATAAGTTAAAATCGATAAAAAGACCGAAGTTTAAACTACCAAATATAAATTATTTAAAACTATTTTTAATAATTTTACTTTTATCAGTCATTTCTGTATTATCGATATATTTAATTTCAAGTTGGTCAGCGGTTAAAGAGATCGAAGTGAATGGTAACGTTAATTTAGAAAAAGAAGAAATACTAGAGAGAAGCGGTATTAAAGAAGGTAACAAAATGTACTTACTGCAGACGAATAAAGCAGAAGAAAACATAAAGGTATTACCAATCGTTGAAAAAATTAACATCGAAAGAGAATGGCCCAATAAAGTCATTATCGATGTCGAAGAATATAAAATCGTTGGGTTTGTAGAAAGTCACCGAAATTATTACCCAGTACTTGAAAACAAACGTGTGTTAAGAGGTTTCCATATGGCACCAGAAAACGCACCAATAATACACTTCTTTGAAGGTAAAGAATTCGACGGTTTAGTCGATAGTTTAAACGATGTTAACCCTGAGATTTTAAGAACGATTTCTGAAATATATTATCGACCCCATGATGAGTCGAATACAAGAATTCAGGTACTTATGAATAACGGTCAAGAAATCATCGCTGATTACACAACGTTTGGAGAAAAAATTAATTACTTTGAAGGCATGAGTAATGCAATTGGAGATAAAAATGGAATTATTGACCTAGAAGTAAGTAATGCGTTTATACCATACAGTACTGAAGAAGCAAGACGTGTAAAAAGAGATATGTCTCGAATTCCAAAACATGCGCCTTACTTAGAAGAAATCGATGAGAATCTAGAATCGATTAAAAAAGCATTAGATAATATAGATTAA